GTCAGCCTTCACAGGTCTGAGCCTGCGTGCAAGTCTGGCTGACCCGGGCCTCTGGTCCCACTCTGATGCTGTTTCCTAGCTGTGTACCCCCCCTTCTTTTTAGCTCCTCAggtccacatctttttttttttttttttttttttttttttttaagattttatttatttgggatccctgggtggcgcagcggtttggcgcctgcctttggcccagggcgcgatcctggagactcgggatcgagtcccacgtcgggctcccggtgcatggagcctgcttctccctctgcctgtgtctctgcctctctctctcactgtgtgcctatcataaaaaaaaaaaaaaaaaaaaaaaaaaagattttatttatttattcatgagagggagagagaggagagacacaggcagagggagaagcaggctccctgcggggagcccgatgcagagcctgatgcgggacttgattccagaaccccaggatcacgacctgagccgaaggcagacctcagccactgagccccccaggcgctccatgcacatttgttttattgtactattttttttaaaatttttttatttatttatgatagtcacacagagagagagagagagagagaggcagagacacaggcagagggagaagcaggctccatgcaccgggagcccgacgtgggattcgatcccgggtctccaggatcgcccctgggccaaaggcaggcgccaaaccgctgcgccacccagggatcccttattgtactattttattcattgcccctcccctcacctgtttctcttgccttccacTCCCAAGGGCACATCCTTTCACACATATATAAGGTGTGACCTAGCAATCCATCTCCCAGGCTgttaatatatcatttaaaaaatacatagcaaaGTGTTGGGAATGTTTTTACATGTTTGCATAAATGAGCCAGGCAATAAACCTCATTCTTCTTTTGCTCATCACATCTGATGCTCTATGACTTTCCGTGAACTGTCCCATTGTGGTTATTCATCCGTTCTCTGGGGAGGGAGTAGCAGTAGGGAGAGTCACCTATCACGAACCATCACAGGCAACGCTTCCTCCTCGCGCCCTCCCCTGCAACACCCTCCTGGACGGGTCAgatcatttgtttaaaattaaaacttaattttaccCGTTGCCTGCTTGACTTCCAGAACCACTGCCCCAGTTTTCAGGGCATGGGCAAGTTTTCTGGGAGGCATTTCCTGGCCCTACAGGTGTCTAAGCCTCTCCAGGGCTCAGTGTCCCCAAATGAACATAGGTACAGTGGTCCTGACCCACACAGCTTTGCGCAGGTGACTGCAAAGGGCACTCAGCTCAGTGCCTGTGCCCGCTGTCCCAGCCgacaccccatcccccgccccgccccggccagTCGATGGGGAGGGAGTCGGGGCCAGAGGAGCAGCGATAGAACAGGTCCTCGCACCCAAGCCCCTCATAGTATAAGAAAAACTGCAGCCCAGAGAGGGAGGAGTATGGGCAAAGCCACACAGCTCGCGGCGGCTGACGCTGGCTGTCCCCGGTACCCGAACCAGCACAGCTGCGGAAGGAAGTCCAGCTGGACCCCGAGGTCCACCTCCAGCCTAGCACGTTCCTTCACGGCCCTCGGTTCCCTCATCTGCTTCCGCTGCCAGAGAGCAGGCGGGGCGCTGGCGCCTCTCCCCCGGGTCGGTCACCCCGCCTCGGGGCCGTGACCCACCCCCCGCAGCCGTGCGGGGGCGCCCCCAGCCCACTGCCCGCCCGGGGCCAGCGGGCACCTCTGGGGCCAACCTGCCGCacacccggggggcggggcgtcgCGGCCCCGGGACCTCATTGGCTGGCGCGGCGGGTGACGCGGCCGGGGccccgaggggcggggcgggggcctcgagggggcggggcctcgagggggcggggccacggggcggggcggggcccgacggggcgggggcggggccccggcTGCAGCTGCAGCTTTTCCTCGGAGCCGTGTGTCCCGCGCCCTAGTCCTGTGCCCGGGTGCGGCACCCgagccccgccggccccgccgccatGCGCTGCTACGAAGACGAGGGCAGCTGGAACCTGTCCTTCTCGGGCGCCGGCTTCCTGGGCCTCTACCACGTGGGCGTCACGCGCTGCTTCCGCGAGCGCGTCCCGCGCCTCCTCCAGGGCGCCCGCCGCATCTACGGCTCCTCGTCCGGGGCGCTCAACGCCGTCAGCATCATCGCGGACCAGTCGCTGGGTGCGTGGGggccggcgcgggcggggggcgcgggggacgCCGGCCCCACGCTGGAGACGCGGTTTCAGCCCCTTACATCCAGCATGCGCCCACTGGACCCTCGTGAGAACCCCGAGGACTCGGGGTAGGGTTACCCTGTTTCTCGGGGGACGGATCAGAGCTGGGGAGGCTGTTCCCAAGATCAAAAAAGGTGGACAGAGCGTTGAAGGCAGGGCTGGGCACAGAAATTCTGAGCCGGAGAGGGGAAGACTCTCCACTCCCCAGGTACCCGGGAGGGAGGTCAAGTCTTCGGGACAGACGTGAGCAGGCCCCCTGGGTGTCTGAggactctctcctctccccacgcCCCCAGATTTCTGCTGCTCCAATCTCCTGGGCATGGTCAAGCACTTGGAGCAGCTGAGCCTGGGCATCTTCCACCCCGCCTTCGCCCCCATTGAGCACATTAGGCAGCAGCTGCAGGAGAGCCTGCCCCCCAACATTCACATCCTGGCCTCCCAGCGGCTGGGCATCTCCATGACCCGCTGGTCGGATGGCCGCAACATCATTGTCACCAACTTCGCAACCCGCAATGAAGTCATCCAGGTGAGTGTGTGGCAGGACCCAGGGCCTGGAGGCAGGTGAGTGGGCTTCGACTCTGCAGTAACTTCCAGGTGCTTCCCAGAGGCAGACCCTCCTTCAAGGGCAGGGGGGCGGTGTCACTTAAGGCTCTCATTTGTAAGAGTCTACATTTGCATCTCTCATTTGTAAGAGCTACAGAGAGGGGCCGCAGGGTGAGTACGGAGACTCCCAGCTTGCTTTGGGAAGGCCCCTTGGCTGGACACAAGGGAACGGCTCGGGAGGGGGCAAAGTCAGGCTTCGGTATTCAGGGTCCCTGAAGGTACTGTTTTTCCAAAGGAGTGCCTGCCTGCCATAGATTAGGAAACAGTTCAGGATTGTTATAAAATAGGAGGTTGTGACAGAGAGCTGCACGGTCAGGGAGGGAGGCCAGTGACAGGCTGTGGGAGTGGTCACGTGGGTTGGGTCCCTGGGAGGGCTCAGGCAGGTAGGGAGACCGGGAGGGAGGCCCAGAGCTCTGCTCCCCATTCTTATCACGGTCTGTGCCTGACACCCAGACTAGGGTCCCTGATGCGGGATCTGCTTCACCTTGTGACCCCAGCACCCAACATGGGGACTGTTTCTGAGTCTGTGATGATCGGAATTCTTAGTGTGTGCAGGAGAGGGGCCACATCCTTTGCTGTGAGCTGATGTCCATGGGCTCTCAAGAAAGCCAGTCAGGGACCCTAAAAGTTATCCCAGCATCTTTGCCTGTAGGGCACATAGCACATAGCACACAGTAGGGACTCAGTAAACATTAGCTGCtgtcactattattattaatctgGGGGAATGAGATACTGCCGCTTGCATCTCCAACTGGTTAGAGCCAGGATGAGTTCTGTGTCCCTCAGAGAGGGTTGGAGGGATGTTTCCAAGTAGACCTCAAGACAAGTTTCTATGCTCTAGGAGTTTGGTAAGCTCTAGGCCAGTAGTCACCctggggacatttggcaacattggaggcatttttggttgtcacaactgtgtgtgtgtgtatgtatgtgtgcacgcGCATGCACAAAGTACTATCGCCTAGTGGGTAGAGGCTAAGGATGCTGCTAAGTATCCCATTCGTACAGGACAGCACCCTCCCACTCCATCCGTCCCCTACTCCCAAGACAGAATTTTCTcaagccccaaatgtcaatatgGTAAGCATCTTTTTCACTGCTGGACTTGTCAGAGCCTCTACTGGGAAGAATGGACAGCGTTTTCCAAGTGGATAAAGAAGTCAAGGTTTCTTGTTTGAGATGCATCTGGTTGGGTCAGGGAACACACTTTGGGAGACATATCTAGATTGTTGGTGAAGAATTCCTTCCAGGTAGGTGGAGGAGAAATTgtctttagggggaaaaaaatcccagcagCGGTATCGAGTGAGCAAGGACCCATGAGAAGCAAGAGGAGGGTGGGTGTCATGCAGGCCTCTGCATTCAAATACCTTCTTAACCTTGAGAACTTGGCTGGGACATGGCAACTTCTTTGGGCCTCGTTTCCCTCCCCTGAACACAGGGCTAATGCCACAACCTTTGCAGGCTGCTCTGGGGTTAGACACCACACCCAGAGCACGTTCCGAACGCCAGGAGCATGAACAACTGTGTTTCCCCTGACTTGTTTTCCCAGGCTCTGATCTGCACCGTGTACTTTCCTTTCTACTGTGGGATAATTCCCCCCGAATTCAGAGGGGAGGTAAGTGCACTTTGGGGGCTTGATGACTGAGTCCCTGCCCCGTGCTCTGGGTATCCAGTGTCCCTACTGCTGAAAGGCGTGTGGTTGGAGGGAACCTGTGCTCCttgaggacctactgtgtgccaggccctccctctgctcctggggGGTGCTCACAGCATCCTGGGCTAGAGGAGACCTCGTGGCTCGGGGGCAGCTAGGGGTCACCAGCTGCAGCATGGGAAGAGGGCAGGGATCCTGAGCAGATAACCCACCTGAATTGCAGCGCTACATCGATGGGGCTCTGAGCAACCACCTTCCCTTTTCGGACTCGCCCTCCACAATCACCGTGTCCCCTTTCCATGGGACGGTGGACATCTGCCCCCAGAGCACCTCGGCCAACATACATGAGCTGAATGCCTTCAATGCCAGTCTCCAGATCTCCACCAAGAACTTCTTCCTGGGGTTCAGTTGCCTCATATCCCCCAACTCTGAGGTAGGCCTGGCCCCAGTGCCCACTTTGAAGGTATTAGAGGCTTGACCGTGATCAAGGATCCTGTGAGTCAGACTTTCCCCCGACCCCACCTCAGGGCAGTTGGGATACATGCTCTGAGTCTTACAGCCAAGCTCTTGAACCTATGGCACAGGAGTCAGGTTGTGTCCTTACAAGTTTCCGCTGCTTGAGTGAATGTTGAGCTGGCCCCACATCAATGCCAACCCTGCAAAGCTGGGGTGTGAGCCAGGCCTCCGCTGGTGTTCCTCTGGGTCAGGCTCCGTGAGAAGATACTACTACCATCTGTTACTCAGGGGGAAGAcatcaaggctcagagaggctaagcaccttgttcaaagtcacacagcctggAGGCAGCAAAGCCCAGTTCCAAATCCTCAGCTAGCCTCGACCCATGCTCCTAACTATGGCCCTGGACTGTGGCCAGTTGACTATTCCTGTGGAGGGGAGGCAAAAGCATAGACAAAAATGGACAATAGATCtacatttgcttttttcccttgaTATTTCTGGAAAATGGGTAATTTGACCACAAACAATCACCATAACATGCTCCTCTACCTCAACCATGTCCTGTTCCTCTCCTACTCTTTCATACCTTCTATGGTTCtgtagcattttgttttgtttttgactttaaataatctctatgcgggatccctgggtggcgcagcggtttggcgcctgcctttggcccagggcgcgatcctgaagacccgggatcgaatcccacgtcgggctcccggtgcatggaacctgcttctccctctgcctgtgtctctgcctctctctctctgtgtgtgactatcataaataaataaaaatttattaaataaataaataaataaataaataaataaataaataaataaataatctctatgccacacgtggggctcgaccccatgaccctgagatcaagagccccatgctctaccaactgagccagccaggcaccttggTTCTGTTGTGTTTTAGAAGTTATGAAACAAGATCATGTTCATTTACTCTGATCTTCCCTATAGCTGTGGGGTGGACAGAAAATCTCAGCCCCATCTTAGAGACAAGGAAGCCGAGGCTGTCAGAGACGTGGTGTGGCCATCCTGAGGCCACACAGCGGGGGAAGGCAGGGCTCCCTCCTGGACCTGCAGGTGGCTTTTCTCCACCAGTGGAGCCCTGATTGAGACAGGGTGTGGGCCCCTGGGGTCCTCTGCTATCTCAGGCTGGTTCTGGGAATAAACAGCAAAGGGCAAAGGCAACCACCCTGCATTGACCCATAGGGATCCAGGGAACGCCCCGGGCATCCTGGGCCAGGCCTAGTTACCGTGTTGTCCAGAGGAGCGCACTGAGACCAGAGAGAAGAGTCTGGAGCAAGAGCCCCCACCAAGGAGTCTGAGAGGAGGGAGGTGACATGGAGCTGCGGGGAGGGCAGCTGATGGAGCAGCTTGTCCTGCCTGCGGTCCTGTCACCATCCCCGCCTAGCACAGGTCCTTGAGTCCTGCTGAGGGGCTTCTTGGGGAGCACAGGCTGGGCAGGGATGGCTTCCAGGTGAAGACAAGTCTCTGGCCTGTGAACACAGCtcagggggcagggccaggccttccccaccccatcctgaCCTGTGTGTTTGCAGGTAGCAGCGGACAACTGCAGACAAGGTTACCTGGATGCCCTCAGGTTCCTGGAGAGACGCGGTAGGTGGCAGCCCCCAGAGTAGAGGGGCATCCTGCTTCCTGTGAGCCCCAAGTAGAACCCGCTTTCCTGGTATTTGGGGACCTCAGATCCCTCACTGTGCTCTATGCTCAGCCTCTGCTCTATGCTTGGCCTCTGCTTGGAGGCTGGGGACCCAGAGAGGATCACACGTGCGTCCTGCTCTTGAGCTGCCTTGAGCCTGGTGCTGGGAGACAGACCAAGAGGGAGACCTCTCCCCATGGAGATGGAGGGATGCTCAGGCCTATGGGAGCCCAGAGGGGGCGCTTGACCCAGCTTAGGAGGTGGGCAAGGGGGCCTTCCTGGAGGCGGCATCGGGTAAGCTGGGCTTCGATGAGTTACAAAGACTGGAAAGGCTGAAGACGGGAAGAGAGCATTCCGAGCAGAGGGAAGATGAACAACAGCAAAGGAACGGAGGCCAGCACCATAACTCAGTGTGGCCTCCGGAgagcgtgtgtgtatgtgtgtgtgtgtgtgtgtgtgtgttcgtggGGTAGTGGGGGGGTCTTCTCAGCTGGAGGGTTTGCATGTCATCCCACTGGGCAATGCTGTCCAACGTGTAGAGCggagacttgaacccaggccaTCTGGCTCCAGAACCCACGCCCTTTGCCCCCCATGCTGCAGCCCCAAACACACAGCAGCAGGAGAGAATTTGCTGAGCACTTGACACATGCCCGGATCTGGCATGAGCTTTACATACTTGTCTTCTTTAATTCTCGGAACAACCACATGAAgcagattttaattttctactttctcaaagagggaaaccgaggcacagagcaGTTAGGTTGCAGAGCTAGCAGCTCTCGCatcagggtttttgttgttttttttttttaaagattttatttatttattcatagacacagagagagaggcagagacacaggcagagggagaagcaggctccatgcagggagcccgacgtggatctccagaatcacaccccaggctgcaggcggcgccaaaccgctgtgccaccggagCTGCCTGACATCAGGGTTTTGAACCTTGGGCTGTGTCTTCAGGGTCCAGGCTCTGATTAGCCACTAGAAAGTACACAGGAAATGAGGATCAGAGAAGGCCCGGGGGACAACGGGAAGAGGCCATTCATTCAGGAGGAGCCAGGGGTCCACCCTGGACCAAGCAGGTCCCCAGAGCTGGCTTTGGGAACTGGGGCAGGTTCGGGTGGCATGGAGAGGCAGGACGTGTCACCAGGGGGTTCCAGACGTGCTGATCTGTCACATCCCTCCTCT
The Canis lupus dingo isolate Sandy chromosome 10, ASM325472v2, whole genome shotgun sequence genome window above contains:
- the PNPLA5 gene encoding patatin-like phospholipase domain-containing protein 5 isoform X1; translation: MRCYEDEGSWNLSFSGAGFLGLYHVGVTRCFRERVPRLLQGARRIYGSSSGALNAVSIIADQSLDFCCSNLLGMVKHLEQLSLGIFHPAFAPIEHIRQQLQESLPPNIHILASQRLGISMTRWSDGRNIIVTNFATRNEVIQALICTVYFPFYCGIIPPEFRGERYIDGALSNHLPFSDSPSTITVSPFHGTVDICPQSTSANIHELNAFNASLQISTKNFFLGFSCLISPNSEVAADNCRQGYLDALRFLERRGLTKEPVLWMLVSKEPPAPADGSQDTGHNRGQEGGLSLNWAVPNVLVKDVPNFEQLSPELEAALQKACTRDASTWARFCRSRPGRALTYLLLPCTLPFEYIYFRSKRLVAWLPDMPADVWWMQGVLQSLAAEIYTRSKDQLLRLVSLPVTSPLQPGAAPLVDLAKDPRPPHQA
- the PNPLA5 gene encoding patatin-like phospholipase domain-containing protein 5 isoform X2 — protein: MRCYEDEGSWNLSFSGAGFLGLYHVGVTRCFRERVPRLLQGARRIYGSSSGALNAVSIIADQSLDFCCSNLLGMVKHLEQLSLGIFHPAFAPIEHIRQQLQESLPPNIHILASQRLGISMTRWSDGRNIIVTNFATRNEVIQALICTVYFPFYCGIIPPEFRGERYIDGALSNHLPFSDSPSTITVSPFHGTVDICPQSTSANIHELNAFNASLQISTKNFFLGFSCLISPNSEVAADNCRQGYLDALRFLERRALQKACTRDASTWARFCRSRPGRALTYLLLPCTLPFEYIYFRSKRLVAWLPDMPADVWWMQGVLQSLAAEIYTRSKDQLLRLVSLPVTSPLQPGAAPLVDLAKDPRPPHQA
- the PNPLA5 gene encoding patatin-like phospholipase domain-containing protein 5 isoform X3; this translates as MRCYEDEGSWNLSFSGAGFLGLYHVGVTRCFRERVPRLLQGARRIYGSSSGALNAVSIIADQSLDFCCSNLLGMVKHLEQLSLGIFHPAFAPIEHIRQQLQESLPPNIHILASQRLGISMTRWSDGRNIIVTNFATRNEVIQALICTVYFPFYCGIIPPEFRGEVAADNCRQGYLDALRFLERRGLTKEPVLWMLVSKEPPAPADGSQDTGHNRGQEGGLSLNWAVPNVLVKDVPNFEQLSPELEAALQKACTRDASTWARFCRSRPGRALTYLLLPCTLPFEYIYFRSKRLVAWLPDMPADVWWMQGVLQSLAAEIYTRSKDQLLRLVSLPVTSPLQPGAAPLVDLAKDPRPPHQA